ATCGCCGCCTTCTTGTGAGGTCTTGAAGCACACCGGCACGGCCCACGACTGCGGTCCATTTTCCTTCGCGCTCGGGCTCAGGAAGAAGCGCTGCTGGCTCACAGCCACGCTGCCCTCCTTCGGCTCGGAGAAGGTCAGGATTGGCTCGCCCGGCTGCGACACGAAGCTGTCCATGATTTTGTCGATCGGCTTGTGGCTCACCTCGGTCTGCGCGTTCCAGAAGTCCTCTGCCGTCGCATTGCCGTACATGTGCGCCGCCAGGTAGTTATGCACGCCCTTGCGGAAGGTCTCCGCGCCTTCGTAGTTCTCCACCATCAGCAGCATCGCGCCGGCCTTGCCATACGTAATGCCGTCGAACATCTCGTTGATCTCATCCGGCGTGTTCGCCTCCGCGCGGATGGTGCGCGTCGTGCGCTGCGCATCGAGGTTCAGCGTGCCGTTCAGCCCCGCCGCCACATCCTCGGTCAGCTTCCACTCCGGATGCCACGCCTCAATGGGCTTGTTCTCCATCCAGGTGGCAAACCCTTCGTTCAGCCACAGGTTGTTCCACCACTGCATGGTCACCATGTCGCCGAACCACTGGTGCGCCATCTCGTGCGCCACCACGATGCCGACATTCGCCTTCGCGCCGATCGAAGCCGTGTTCTCGTCGATCAGCAGATCCGTCTCGCGATAGGTGATCGCGCCGAAGTTCTCCATCGCACCGGCTTCAAAGTCCGGCAGTGCAATCATGTCCAGCTTGGGCATCGGATACTTGATGCCGAAATACGTGTCGTAATAATGCAGCACGTATTCCGCGGACTTCACCGCAAACTTCGTATATTGCACCTTGTCCGGCGTCGCGCAGGCGCGGATCGGCACGCCGTCGCTCTCGCCCGATGTGCACTGGAAATCCCCGACAAGAAACGCCACCAGGTACGTCGACATCTTCGGTGTCGTCGCAAAGTGCAGCGTGTGCTCGCCCACAATCGGGCCCGGCGTATCGGCAATTACATTCGTGTTCGAGATCGCCGTGTCGCCCTTGTCCACCGTGATGCTCACGTCAAAGGTGGCCTTGTATCCCGGCTCGTCGAACGACGGGAAGGCGCGCCGCGCATCGGTCGGCTCAAACTGCGTCACCGCGTAATTGCGCTTCGCCGTCTTCGAAAGATAGAAGCCGCGCAACTGCCCGTTCAGAATGCCCGAGTACTCCACAGCCAGCGTGATGCGTCCCGCAGGCAGCGTCTTCGCAAAGTGGAAGGTCGCCTGCTCCTTCGCATCGTCCAGCGTCACATCGGCCTTCAGCTCCTTGCCGTCCACCTTCGCCGTCACGCTCTGGAACTTGATCTCCGCCGCATTCAGCGTGATCGCATCCGTAGGCTGCTTCACCAGCACATCGATCTTCTCGCTGCCCAGGAAGGTCGCCGCCTTCAGGTCCGGCGTAAGAGAAAGCGCGTAGTGCTCCGGGATCACGTTGTCGGGAATACGCTGTGCGAAGGCGGAAAACGTAACCGTCGCGGTGGCAAAAAGCAAAGCTCCGCGCAGAAGGCGGGAGGTACAAGCAGACATGGACTGCCTCAAGGATGAAATCGGCATCCGGCCGGCGTGGGGAAAGCGGAAGACACCATCTCCACGATATCGCAAAGACAGGGCTCAGGGCTCAGGGCTCAGGGCTCAGGGCTCAGGGCTCAGGGGAGAGCATAAGACAAACATCCATCTCTCCACCCAGGCAACACCGGCTTGAGTGAGCCGCCCTCTTTGAATGTCAACGGAGAATCTGGGTGCCCCACATCTCGTTCTGTTCGAGATGTGGGTTCGCAGAATGCTAGATCGCGACCAGCGGGAGCGCCACGCAAAGCAAAAGGCCGGGACGGCCAGTCCTTAGCCTTCGCGATAATCCAGCAGCACCAGCCCCACCAGAGCCAGGCACACCGGCCACACCCAGTTCAGCACCGCCGCCGCGCGGCCTTCGCGCGCGCTCAACCGTATCGCCACCCAGCGGCTCCATCCCGCGAGCACGCCGAAGACGGCGATCGCCGTGTGGCTCATCTCCACCAGCGTCTCGTCCTTGACTTCGCCAAGAGCGTGCGAGTGCGTCATCAGAAACGCCCCGCCCACCGCGCACATGGCCGGAAACACCAGCGCCGCCCACTGCTGCCGCACACGACCCGTCTCGACAGCCCACTCGAAAACGGCAAAACCGGTGATGAGCACGCTGAAGATGCGATGCTCCAGCACCTCGGCCTCGGCAAAGCTGCCCCAGAACGGCCTCGGCCCCAGCGGCCACGCATCGGGATCGCCGCGCAGCAGAATAAACACCGCGAGACCGATGAACAGCAGCGGCCAGCCTGCCAGCAATGGGCGCAGCACCGGGCCGCCGCGCTGCCCGGCTGCGCGGCGAGCCAGCGCCAGCAAACCCGCAGCCAGCACGATGATCCCCGCCCAGTGGTGGTTGTACTCCGACCACGCGCGGTCCATCGCGTCGTTCTCCGACCCGCCGGTAAACGACGTCTCCTCGAGATCGTCTTTGAGGTCCTGCCGTTTACTTAATTTGTTAAAGGATGGCGTGGTCATCAGCGGCGTCTTCCACGCGAAGCGTTGCATCAGCTCATGCCCCGTCAGCCGGTCCGCATGAATATCCACCGCCGGAGGCTGCGCCGTCAGCGATGCCCCCAGCAGGATCGCCGTGAAGCCAAGCCCGATCTCCGCCTCGCTGAAGCGCCGCAGCCGCGTCAGCACCGGCTGCGCCTCGCCCCGCGTTGCCCGCAACAACCACCAGTTCGAAGCGCCAAGAAGCAGCGCCACGAGCACGAGAACGATCTTCGCCACCAGCAGCGCACCGTATGCCGTGCCATACAGGCCATCCCAGCTCCGCACGTAGTACCACGCCATGCCCACGCCCGCGGCCGTCAGCGTCACCACCGCCACCATCGCCATCGCCGAGAAGCGCCGCGCCATCGCATGCAGCGTCTTGCCGTCGTCCACGCGGCGCATCGCGATCAGCAGCCACGGCATCGCCCCGATCCACGCCGCCGAACCGGCGTGATGCGCGGCGGTCAGCACCACCAGCAGCCCGCGATGCGTCAGCTGCGAAGGCGCATGGCTCAGCATCACTGAGCCCGCCAGCAGCGCCAGCGCGAAGACCGCACCCAGCCACGCCGCAGCACGCGAGGCGCGCACCGCCATCATCCTTAACAGCACAAACCATGCGAGAGCGGCAACGACGATCGCCACATCCGCGCGAAAGAAATCCGCCGACGCCACCTCGGCGAAGCGCATCCCTGAACTCGTCATCAGCTCAACGGCACTCTCGGCCGCAGCCATGGCCTGCACCACGAGAAGCGCAAGAGCCGCCCAGCTCGCGCCACGCCCCACCGCGCGTCGCGCAGCCGCCGGCGATTCACCGGAAAACACAGAAGGCGCCGCCACCAGGAGAAGGACCAGCCATCCCCCCAGCGTCAGCGCCTCAAAGGCGAGCCCAAAGGCCCGCAGCAGTACCGAAAGCAGGTCGAAAACCTGCGTGAACCAGACCACGTTCGTCTATGCCCTGTCGAATTACTTCCCTAAATTACTTAACAGTGAAAGGAATTTCGCCGCGCGTGATGTGCCCGTCCGCCGCGACCGCCTGCCAGCGGATCGTATACTCACCCACGCCCAGCTTGGCATGCGCCAGCAGCTCTTCCGGCGCGGGCTGCTTCTCCAGCGTCAGCGCCTGCGAGGCGCCGCCTACCTTCACCAGCGTCAGCGTGGAGCGCGCCCCGTCCACGCGGGAGTTGTACTTGAGCGCGATCTCCACATCCGGTCCATGCGCCGTGCCATGGATCGCCGGAGTCGACGACACCAGCACCGCGTGCGCGAAGGCACGCGGCACCGCCAGCATGCAGCCCAGCACCAGTGCCAGGCTCAGCAGCGTCTTCTTCATCATGTTTCCTTTCCCTTACCGTGAAGCTGCGCGAACCGACGCGCCGCTCAGCTCCGCTGCCCGTGCTTCCGCAAAGGCTGCCGCGCCGAGTAGCGCGCAGCGGCTGTCTAGGATGATCCGCACCGGCGTATGCACCAGCAGGTCGCTCAGGCGCCCCTTGTCGGTGAACGCCTTCATGAACACGCCGTCCTGCATCTTCTTCAGGATCTTCGGAGCGATGCCGCCGCCGAGGTACATCCCGCCCACCGACAGCACCTTGAGCGCCAGGTTGCCGGCCTCGGCGCCGTACGAGGCCGCAAAGACATCCAGCGTCTTCGCGCACAGCTCGTTCTGGCCCGATTCGCCCAGCTCGCCGATCACCGCATTCGGATCTTCCTGCTCCATCCGCTCCTTGAGCCACGCCGGCTCGTCCAGCTTCTTCTCGTCGCGCAGGAAGCTGTAGATGTTCTTGAGCCCCAGCCCCGAAACCACGCGCTCGAAGCTCACCCGGCCGCCCAGCGTCTTCTGGAGATAGCGCAGCAGGTCGATCTCCAGATCGTTGCGCGGCGCAAAGTCGGCATGGCCGCCCTCGGAGGCCATCGGCGTATGCGTCTTGCCGTTCCACACCAGGATCGCCTCACCCAGCCCCGTACCGGCCGAGACCAGCCCCCGGTTGCCCACCACGCCCGAATCGCCCGCGCTCAGCTCGAAGATCTGATCGGCGGCCAGCTCGGGGATACCGTAGCCATTCGCCTCCAGATCGTTGATGAGGAACAGGTGGTCGATCTTCAGGTCCATCGACAGCTCGCGCGTGTCCAGCACCCACGGCAGGTTGGTCAGCTTCAGCCGGCCGCCGCGCACCGGTCCCGGCACGCCGAAGCAGGCCGCCGTCACCTCCGGCGATCCGCTCTGTTCCAAGAACAGCCGCACAATCTCTTCCAGCCCCGCGTGCTGCTGCGCGGGAAACTTCTCGTCGCGCACATGCGTGAGCCGGCCCTGCTGAAACTCGTACAGCGCCAGGTGGACCTTGGTGCCGCCTACATCTCCGGCCAGGATCATCGCGTGACCTCCAGCCGGCCCACGCCGTCCGCGCCCACCGCCGGCAGCTTGGCTGCGGCGTCTTTATCCAGAAGCATCAGCAGCTTGCCGCTCTTCGGCTGGATCAGCTGCGAAGGATACGTCTCCACGTCGTACTCGCCCAGCAGCACCATGTGCAGCGGCTCGGTCTTGTCCTTGCCGCCGATCAGGAAGAACACATCCCGCGCCGCATTGATCACCGGCCAGGTCAGCGTGATCCGCCAGGTGTCCTTCTGCGGAACGTGGTTCGCGGTCACAATCTTGGCCAGCTCGTGGATCGCCTCGGTGTGCGGAAACAACGAAGCCGTATGCGCATCGTCGCCCATGCCCAGCGCGAGCACGTCGAAGACCGGCGTCTCCGCGCCCTCCAGCTTGAACTGGTTGCGGATCGTCGACTCGTAGCGCGCCGCCGCCTCTTCCGGGTTCAGCTCGCCTTCCATGCGATGCACCTGCTCCGGCTTGAGCGGCACATGCTCGAGCAGGGTCTCCTTCGTCATGCGGTAGTTGCTGTCCTTGTCCGTCGGCGGAACCGTGCGCTCATCCACGAAGAAGAGCTCGATCTTGTCCCACGGCATTTCCTTCTCGTAGCGCTCGCTGGCGTTGGCCAGCAGCTCGAAGGTGCGCTTCGGCGTGCTGCCGCCGGAGATGGCCACCCGTGCCCGGCCCCGCGCGGCCACTGCCGCCTGGATCGATTCCAGAAAATGCTCCGCGGCGGCCCTGCTCAGCTCGGCCGCGCCCTCATAGACCCGGTACTCTACCTGCGTCGTCTTTGCCATGTGCGTCTTCTACCTGAATCTTCCTGGTGGTTCTTTCTCTTCTGATGCCAAACGGGGACCCGGCATCCGGATCCCCGTCCTGTTCCTGGTGATTTATAGCTTCTGCCACTTCCGGCCGTCACGCTTCAGCAGATCGTCGGAGGCCTTCGGGCCCCACGAACCGCTGTCGTAATTCGGGAAGTCCTGCTTGGTCTTCGTCCACGCCTCCAGCAGCGGCGTGAACAGCTCCCAGGTCACTTCCACGCCGTCGCGGTGCGCAAACAGCGTACCGTCGCCGAGCATCGCGTCCAGCAGCAGGCGCTCGTAGCCGTTGGCGGTATTGGTGCCGAAGGCCTGCGAGTACTTGAAGTCCATCACCACCGGGCACACCGTCATATCCGGGCTGGGCAGCTTCGCGCCGAAGCGCAGCGAGATGCCCTCATCCGGCTGGATGCGCATGGTGATCAGGTTCGGCTGGATCTGCCCGCACGGACCGGCCGCCGCCTTGTTGAAGAGCAGCATCGGAGGCTGCTTGAACTGCACCGTCACCTCGGTGACGCGCTTGGCCAGCCGCTTGCCGGCGCGGATATAGATCGGCACGCCCGCCCAGCGCCAGTTGTCGATCTCGAGCTTCACCGCGGCGAAGGTCTCAGTCTGCGACTCGGGGCTCACGCGGTCTTCCTGGCGATAACCGATCGCTTCCTTGCCGCCCACCGTGCCCGGACCATACTGGCCGCGCACCGTGTCTTCTTCCTTGATCGGCTGGATGGCCTTCCAGACCTTCAGCTTCTCCTGCCGCACCGCATCGGCCTCGAAGCTCACCGGCGGCTCCATGGTCACGAACGACAGCACTTCCATCAGGTGGTTCTGCAGGATGTCGCGGGTCGCGCCGGCCTTCTCATAGAACGGCCCGCGGCCCTCGATGCCGATGCTCTCGGCCGCCGTGATCTGCACGTTGTCGATGTAGTTGCGGTTCCAGATCGGCTCGAAGATGCCGTTGGCAAAGCGGAAGACCAGCACGTTCTGCACCGTCTCCTTGCCCAGGTAGTGGTCGATGCGGAAAATCTGCTGCTCTTCGAAGACCTTGCTGATATCGGCATTGAGCGCACGCGCGCTCTCCAGGTCGTGACCGAAAGGCTTCTCGATGATGACGCGCACCGCGCCCTCTTCCGACTTCGCCATGCCATGCTTGCCCAGGTGGTCGACGATGTCGGAGAAGTATTCCGGCGCGACCGCAAGGTAGAACAGGCGATTGCCCTTGGTGCCGACTTCCTTGTCGTACTCGGCCAGCTTTTCCTTCAGCGCCTCGTAGCCGCCATCGTCGTCGAAGTTCATCGCGTGATAGCTGACCTTGGCAATGAATGACTCCAGCTTCGGATCCTCTTCCGTCACGCCGCCGAATTCCAGAATGCCCGCGCGCATATCCTTGGCGAAGCTGTCGCCCAGATCGCGGCGCGCCACGCCGACAATGCGAATCTTTTCCGGCAGCAATCCTGCCTGCTCCAGGTGAAAGAGCGCCGGCAGCAGCTTGCGCTTGGTCAGGTCACCCGATGCGCCGAAGATCACGACGACCCCCGGTTCCGGAATCCGCTCGTGGGCTTCGGCTGCGCTCGCCACATCCTCCGGAGCGATTTTGATCTCTGTGGTCGCCATGCTTCCTCCTTGCCTTTCGTGCTTCTCGTTCTTGTTCCTGCTTCTTTCGATTCATGGTCCTGCGCACTGGTCGCAGTACCCCGGGGAACTCACGTTACATGCAAATGGTGAAGACTGCTTGATGAGAAAACTGCCGGTGATCTGAAAATGCCGGCGGCAGGAATTCTCCCGCCGCCGGCCATGTTGCTGGTTATCGCTTAGTCCTTCTTGACGGCATGGCCGCCAAAGGCATTGCGCTGGATCGCGATCATGCGATCGGTGAAGTTGTTCTGCTCGCGCGAGCGGATGCGGCGGATCAGCGACTCGGTGATGACCGGAGCGGAAACGTTCAGGTCGATCGCCTCGAAGACCGTCCAGCGGCCCTCGCCCGAATCCGCCACGTAGGCCTCGAGGCCTTCGAGCGTCGGATTCTTCTCAAGCGCCTCGGCCGTCAGGTCGAGCAGCCACGAGCGCACCACGCTGCCATAACGCCAGATCTCGGCGATCTGCGGCAGGTCCAGCTTCAGCTCTTCCTTCGCCTTGAAGATCGAGAAGCCCTCGGCATAGGCCTGCATCATGCCGTACTCGATGCCGTTGTGGACCATCTTCACGAAGTGGCCCGCGCCGGCGGGACCGGTGTGTCCCCAGCCCTTGTCCTTGGCCGGAGCCAGCGTCTCGAAGATCGGCGTCAGGTACTGGACCGGCTCGTCATCGCCGCCGATCATCATGCTGTAGCCTTCCTTGAGGCCCCACACGCCGCCCGAGGTGCCCACGTCGACAAAGTCGAAACCTTCGGCCTTCAGCTCCTTGTGACGGCGCTGCGAGTCCTTGTAGTTCGAGTTGCCGCCGTCGATGAAGATATCGCCCTTGTTCATGAAGGGCTTGAGCTTCGCGATCGTCTCGTCGACCGGATCGCCGGCCGGAACCATGATCCAGATCGCGCGGCGTCCGGTCAGGCTCTTCACCAGGTCTTCGAGCGAGGTCACGCCCTTCGAGCCCGCGTCATTCAGGCGCTTCAGCGCGTCCGCGCTGAAGTCGAAGCCGACAATCTTGTGTCCACCGTCATGCAGACGCTGGGCCATGTTGCCGCCCATTTTGCCAAGTCCAATGATTCCCAGTTCCATCGCTTGCTTCCTCCGGTTTCTTGAATCGGTTTTCGTGAATCGGTGCTTGTGTATCTCGGTTCTTAGTCTTCGTTCAGTTCCACACCCAGCCCGCGCAAAGAGGCGCGCAGCGCCTCCGGGCCTTCGTAGCGGATCGCATGAATACCCAGCGACTTCGCCGTCTCGACATTGTTGGCGCGGTCGTCGATGAAGGCCACCTCGTCCGCTTCCACCTGCAGCACATCCAGCGCCAGCCGGTAAATCTTCTCATCCGGCTTGCGCAGCCCCACATAGCAGGAGCTGAAAAAGACGTCGAAGTAGGCGTGCAGCCCAAACAGCTCCAGGCGATTGTCGTTCAGCTCCCTGGCTTCGTTGTTCAGCATGCCCAGGTCCACGGAGCCGGAAGAGGCCAGGTCCTCGAGCACCGGCATCGCCGTGTTCTCGAGCAGCGCGGACTCGGCTTTCATCGCCGCCAGGAACTCCTCCGGGGTGAAGTTGCGCGGCTCGGTGAAGACGGTGCGCTTCAGATATTCGTCCGCCGTGATGAAGCCCTTTTCCCAGACATCGTTGGCTTCCGGATGCAGAGCCTCGAACCTGGCCTTGTCCACCCCAAAGCGCTCAAGCACCCGGGCACGGCTGTGGTGATCCCAGCCATTGGTCAGCAGAACCCCGCCGATATCCCAGAGAACTGTCGTGATCTCGCTCATGGCTTCCTTTGTCTTGATCTTGCTGTGTTTCGTGGTTAAGAAGAAAAAAGCAGAGTTGAAAGAGATAAATCTGTACGGGTGAGAGTTACAAATGCAGGAGCCCTGAACAGCGCCCGGCAGGATTGCGGCCGTTCCCGGCCATGCGTCCCCATTGCGATCGCGGGGAGAGGCCGCGGGAACCGGCCAGATCCAAGATCTGGACTGGCCGTCCCCGCGTCCGGATACCCGATTTACTTGGCCAGAGCGGCCGCCTTCTCGACGATCGCCTTGCCCTTCGCCGCCACGTTGGCCGCGTTGAAGCCCAGCTTGTCGAGAACCAGCCCGCCCGGAGCCGAAGCGCCGAAACGGTCGAGACCGATCACGTCGCCCGTCGAGCCGACATACTTCCACCAGCCGAGCGTCGCACCCGCTTCGATCGAGAGCTTCGGAATGGCCGCCGGCAGGATCGATTCCTTGTACGCATCCGTCTGCTTGTCGAAGAGCTTGGTCGAGGGCATCGAGACGACGCGCGCCGTAATGCCTTCCTTCGCCAGCTCGGCCGCGCCCTTGATCGCCGTCCAGACTTCCGCACCGGTGCCGATGATGATCAGGTCCGGCGACTCGCCGCCCTTCTCCACCACGTATGCGCCGTGCTTCACGCCTTCGTAGATGTCCAGCTTCGCGGGATCGAGCAGGGGCAGATCCTGGCGGGAAAGAGCCAGGAAGTGCGGAGCCTTGACCTCGAGCGCCACGCGCCACGCCGCCGCCGTCTCGTTCGCGTCCGCCGGACGCAGATCGATCAGCTCGGGGATCGCGCGCAGGCCGATCAGCTGCTCGATCGGCTCGTGCGTCGGGCCGTCCTCGCCCACCGCGATCGAGTCATGCGTGAAGACGAAGGTCGCATGCGCGTTCATCAGCGCCGAGAGGCGCAGTGCCGGCTTGCAATAGTCGCTGAAGATGAAGAAGGTCGATCCGTAGGGGATCACGCCGCCGTGCACCGACATGCCGTTAACCATCGCGCACATGCCGAACTCGCGCACGCCGAAGAAGACGTTGCGGCCCTTCGGGTCCACGTGGAAGTTGGCGCTGTCCTTGAAGATGGTCTTGGTCGAGGCGGTCAGATCGGCCGCGCCGCCGAAGACTTCCGGCACATCCTTGGCGAAGGCGTTCATCACCAGGTTGCCCGCGGTACGGGTCGCGACAGGCTTGGAGTCGGCAGCCCAGGTCGGCAGGCTCTTCTCCCAGCCTTCCTTCAGCTTGCCCGCGAAGACACGCTCGTACTCGGCCGCTTCGGCCGGATAGGCTTCCTTGTACTTGGCAAAGAGCTCAGCCCACTCCGTCTCGTACTTCGCGCCATTCTCGACCGACTTGGCCCAGTTCTTGGCCGCTTCTTCCGGAACGTAGAAGTTCTTGTCCTCGGGGAAGCCGAAGTTCTTCTTGGTTTCCTTCACGCCCTCGGCGCCCAGCGGCTCGCCGTGCACCTTGTTGGTGCCGGCCTTGGGGCTGCCATAGCCGATCACGGTGCGGACCTTGATCAGGGTGGGCTTCTTGGTTTCCTTCTTGGCTTCGGCGACCGCGGCTTCCAGAGCCACCAGGTCGTTGCCGTCGTGCACTTCGAGCACCTGCCAGTGGTAGGCCTCGAAGCGCTTCTTCACATCTTCGGTGAAGGAGAGGTCGGTCGGGCCGTCGAGCGAGATCAGGTTGTCGTCGTAGAAGAAGATCAGCTTGCCCAGCTCGAGCGTGCCGGCCAGCGACGCAACTTCGTGCGAGATGCCTTCCATCAGGTCGCCGTCACCCAGGATGCCGTAGGTGTAGTGGTCCACGATGGGGAACTGGTCGCGGTTGTAGATCGCCGCCAGGTGCTTTTCCGCCGTGGCCATACCGATGGCCATTGAAAAGCCCTGTCCCAGCGGACCGGTGGTGCACTCGACGCCATCCGTGTGGCCGTACTCCGGGTGACCCGGGGTCTTCGATCCCCACTGGCGGAACTGCTCGAGATCCTCGATCGTGACCTTGTAGCCGCTCAGGTGCAGCACCGAGTAGAGCAGCGCAGAAGCATGTCCGTTCGAGAGCACGAAGCGGTCGCGGTTGGACCACTTGGAGTTCTTCGGATTGTGCTTCATGAGCTTATGGAACAGCAGGTACGCAATCGGTGCATCGCCCAGCGGCGCCCCCGGGTGGCCGCTATTTGCCTTCTGGACCGCATCGACGGCCAGCAATCGGAGGGTATTGATCGACAGTTGATCGAGTTCGCTCATATGAACTTTACCTTTCGGTGTTGATATCCCACTTGTCATCCTAAATGCGGCGGGGACCACCGGCGCCATCGGCTCCGGCTCTTCCCGGCCCGCATTCAGTCGCAATCTGCAAAAAATTCGTGAACGTACCGGTTTGCGGCTACAGTTGCCGCCTTAGAGCCTTCTTAGCTCTCCGGCTGCACATCCACGTCGAAGTTCCGGCCTTCCCATCGGTTTTCGGCCGTCCAGAATATGGTAAATGTCAGCCGTGCCGCTCGCCCTGCCTCGGTCGGAATATCCACGTAGGTGCCCGGGAAACCGATGGGCCGCGAGTCCAGCGTTGTCACCGTCTTCCAGCCATCCAGCGTCCACAGCACCCGGAAGTGCCGCCGCGATACCAGCCGCAGCCGCTTGCCCGCCTTGATCTTGCTGATCGGCCGTCGCATTTTGAAAATTTCAATCGCCGACTCCCGCCGCCCGGTCGTCTGCGCGTAGCGCTTCTCTACCGCCTCGATGCGGTCGAAGACCCGCCCATCCAGCAGCGAGCGCAGCAGCTTCAGATACTCGGCATGCGCCCACACCAGCGGCTGCGCCGAGCCCGCCGGTCCGCCGAAGATCAGCGGCGGCCGCCCCTCGCGCACCAGATCCGGCGCATCCCAGATCTGCTCAGGCAACATGCCGCCCTCGGAGGCGAAGCTCTCATACGTCTTGACCAGGTCCTGGATATCCTTGCCCGCCGCCAGCTCATAGTGCGCCCGCTCGCCGGTCAGCAGCGGCCAGGCCCGGCCCTGCCCATAGTGCTCGAACGGACCGCCGTTCTTCTGCTGCCCGTAGCCATCATGGTTGTAGCGCCGCCAGCACGGCCCCTGCGGCGTGTCGATCTTGAGCACGTGATCGACCACCTTCAGCGAGTCGATAATCAGCGGATCGTCGGCCCGGCGGATGCCGTAGCGCACCAGCTCCAGGAAGCCGGCGTCGATGATCTCCCGCGCCTCGAACTCGTACTGCTCGCCAGGCTCGCGGTTGGCCAGCCGCACCATACCCTCCGCGCAGCCCTCGCGCGCGTAAATCTCTCCGCAGGCCGGCGGACGGATGCGCATGTAATGGCGCTTCACCTCAGGGAGCAGCACCCCGTCTTCGGTCACCGTCCACTCGTCCAGGTGCGACTCGATCCAGTCCGCATGCTCTTCGAGGAAGAGTCCCAGTTCTTCGGCCCCGTGCGCCCGCGCCAGCTCCGCCGCGCAAATCAGCCCGCTGATCACCGCCGCCAGCGTCGAGGGCGAGTAGCCCGGATTCTCCTCCCAGCGCTCCTGCTGGGTCACCGGCGCATTGCGTACCAGGAAGCCAGCCGCCCGCTCCACGAAGGGAAAGACATCGAACTCCCCCAGCCCGTCCAGCTTCCACAGCCGCCAGGCCAGGATGATCGGAAACGCAACCTCATCGAGCTGAATGCCGGTCCAGTAGGGCGTGCCGTTGATCCAGAAGTTCTGCGCGAAGCTGCCGTCCGGCTTCTGCGTACAGGCCAGGTAGGTCAGGGCCCTGCGCGCCGTGTCCACGCGCCCGCAGGCCAGCAGCGCCGAGGCGCTCTGCACCATGTCGCGCGTCCACACCAGGTGATACCCGCCCAGGTCATCGTCACCCTTGGCATAACCCCAGGGAATCGACGCCGAGGCGATAAACGCGCCCGAATAGGTCTTGTCCTCGTGGGCCAGGATCACGTTGTGGCTGATCTGCAACAGCCGCCCGCCGTCCATGGCGTGCCTGGCCAGCTCGGCCGGGCTCTCCGCCCGGTGCCACTGCTCCAAAAAGCGCTTGAGATGCTTTTCAAACGGAGACGACAGCGTGCCCAGCG
The Silvibacterium dinghuense DNA segment above includes these coding regions:
- a CDS encoding M1 family metallopeptidase yields the protein MSACTSRLLRGALLFATATVTFSAFAQRIPDNVIPEHYALSLTPDLKAATFLGSEKIDVLVKQPTDAITLNAAEIKFQSVTAKVDGKELKADVTLDDAKEQATFHFAKTLPAGRITLAVEYSGILNGQLRGFYLSKTAKRNYAVTQFEPTDARRAFPSFDEPGYKATFDVSITVDKGDTAISNTNVIADTPGPIVGEHTLHFATTPKMSTYLVAFLVGDFQCTSGESDGVPIRACATPDKVQYTKFAVKSAEYVLHYYDTYFGIKYPMPKLDMIALPDFEAGAMENFGAITYRETDLLIDENTASIGAKANVGIVVAHEMAHQWFGDMVTMQWWNNLWLNEGFATWMENKPIEAWHPEWKLTEDVAAGLNGTLNLDAQRTTRTIRAEANTPDEINEMFDGITYGKAGAMLLMVENYEGAETFRKGVHNYLAAHMYGNATAEDFWNAQTEVSHKPIDKIMDSFVSQPGEPILTFSEPKEGSVAVSQQRFFLSPSAKENGPQSWAVPVCFKTSQEGGDCEVLTGEQATLKTPQTSFFFADAEGKGYYRSSYPEAEYRQIVAHVNDLTPEERIALVGDQWAQVRAEKASVGSFLKLAEAVKDDSSAAVVSTAVGAVGTIYAQVAATPEEKAALRAWVVKIYKPALEQLGEASSSDPADKKELRATLFGAVGGLGKDPQVIAEAKTIAAKYLADPGSEDATLAQTALAIAAANGDAAFYDQLQNLAESSTKPELQEEALHLLASFNDPALVRRTFEYAISGKVRNQDSPFLILGLMRGGETRDLAWQLIQQNWDKVSAQMTTMMGGYLVAGSGSFCSAEKRDDVVSFYSTHKVHAAERALYRAKDQMNDCIELRSAQEPKLKSWIAGE
- a CDS encoding copper resistance D family protein, producing MVWFTQVFDLLSVLLRAFGLAFEALTLGGWLVLLLVAAPSVFSGESPAAARRAVGRGASWAALALLVVQAMAAAESAVELMTSSGMRFAEVASADFFRADVAIVVAALAWFVLLRMMAVRASRAAAWLGAVFALALLAGSVMLSHAPSQLTHRGLLVVLTAAHHAGSAAWIGAMPWLLIAMRRVDDGKTLHAMARRFSAMAMVAVVTLTAAGVGMAWYYVRSWDGLYGTAYGALLVAKIVLVLVALLLGASNWWLLRATRGEAQPVLTRLRRFSEAEIGLGFTAILLGASLTAQPPAVDIHADRLTGHELMQRFAWKTPLMTTPSFNKLSKRQDLKDDLEETSFTGGSENDAMDRAWSEYNHHWAGIIVLAAGLLALARRAAGQRGGPVLRPLLAGWPLLFIGLAVFILLRGDPDAWPLGPRPFWGSFAEAEVLEHRIFSVLITGFAVFEWAVETGRVRQQWAALVFPAMCAVGGAFLMTHSHALGEVKDETLVEMSHTAIAVFGVLAGWSRWVAIRLSAREGRAAAVLNWVWPVCLALVGLVLLDYREG
- a CDS encoding copper resistance CopC family protein; protein product: MMKKTLLSLALVLGCMLAVPRAFAHAVLVSSTPAIHGTAHGPDVEIALKYNSRVDGARSTLTLVKVGGASQALTLEKQPAPEELLAHAKLGVGEYTIRWQAVAADGHITRGEIPFTVK
- the glk gene encoding glucokinase, whose amino-acid sequence is MILAGDVGGTKVHLALYEFQQGRLTHVRDEKFPAQQHAGLEEIVRLFLEQSGSPEVTAACFGVPGPVRGGRLKLTNLPWVLDTRELSMDLKIDHLFLINDLEANGYGIPELAADQIFELSAGDSGVVGNRGLVSAGTGLGEAILVWNGKTHTPMASEGGHADFAPRNDLEIDLLRYLQKTLGGRVSFERVVSGLGLKNIYSFLRDEKKLDEPAWLKERMEQEDPNAVIGELGESGQNELCAKTLDVFAASYGAEAGNLALKVLSVGGMYLGGGIAPKILKKMQDGVFMKAFTDKGRLSDLLVHTPVRIILDSRCALLGAAAFAEARAAELSGASVRAASR
- the pgl gene encoding 6-phosphogluconolactonase, which encodes MAKTTQVEYRVYEGAAELSRAAAEHFLESIQAAVAARGRARVAISGGSTPKRTFELLANASERYEKEMPWDKIELFFVDERTVPPTDKDSNYRMTKETLLEHVPLKPEQVHRMEGELNPEEAAARYESTIRNQFKLEGAETPVFDVLALGMGDDAHTASLFPHTEAIHELAKIVTANHVPQKDTWRITLTWPVINAARDVFFLIGGKDKTEPLHMVLLGEYDVETYPSQLIQPKSGKLLMLLDKDAAAKLPAVGADGVGRLEVTR